The following are encoded in a window of Telmatobacter sp. DSM 110680 genomic DNA:
- a CDS encoding kelch repeat-containing protein — translation MKRLNILEVPTSYHYSLLVVLLVSGCSQSHSPAPPPPASTSGSVTIYPPSLSLRHGDSWSFTATVSPADTPLIWKVQEGSSGGSVNDAGFYIAPAAEGVYHVIATSQSDPSKSATATVNVGNSGFNLTGNLGHARNGHTATLLPNGKVYIAGGGIDSTDPNIEDGVTIVDTDELFDLTTGISQAAGEVARAFHTATVLQNGDVLFTGGIVDDTAAQGLILTKTAEILNGISGSLQPTGSMALARYYHTATRLQDGRVLITGGWARSATDFTVTNSAEIYDPSSGSFSRVGDMAAARDRPSATLLASGKVLVTGGGVAAAELFDPATNSFTPAGSTASRWVGDATLLADGRVLVSGEADSDLSSPIASELYDPTTGKFTPTGTMATVRFGYTSTQLPDGTVLIAGGAMPVPASPGTYSQSPLSTTEIYNPKTGTFSPGPMMRQGRFGHTATLLPDGSIFIAGGRDGSVLASTELYR, via the coding sequence ATGAAAAGACTTAATATTCTCGAGGTTCCAACTTCATATCACTACTCACTTCTAGTCGTTCTATTAGTGAGTGGATGCAGTCAGTCTCATTCTCCAGCGCCTCCTCCCCCGGCGTCCACGTCGGGGTCAGTGACTATCTACCCACCGTCTTTGTCGCTCAGACACGGCGACAGTTGGAGCTTTACCGCTACAGTCTCCCCGGCCGATACACCGTTGATCTGGAAAGTTCAAGAGGGCTCGTCGGGCGGATCAGTCAATGATGCCGGGTTTTACATTGCACCCGCCGCAGAAGGTGTCTATCACGTCATTGCAACCTCCCAAAGTGACCCCTCGAAGAGTGCGACGGCTACGGTTAATGTTGGCAATTCCGGATTTAATTTGACGGGTAATTTAGGACATGCGCGTAACGGCCATACGGCAACTCTGCTTCCCAATGGAAAGGTCTACATCGCCGGGGGAGGCATCGACTCAACGGACCCCAACATAGAGGATGGCGTGACCATTGTGGATACCGATGAGCTATTCGATTTGACCACGGGCATCTCTCAGGCAGCGGGGGAGGTCGCGCGAGCATTTCATACCGCGACTGTTCTGCAGAATGGCGATGTCTTGTTCACTGGGGGTATTGTCGATGACACCGCGGCGCAAGGTCTCATTCTGACCAAAACCGCCGAGATTCTTAACGGCATTAGCGGGTCATTGCAGCCTACAGGGAGCATGGCCCTAGCACGCTATTATCACACCGCTACTCGATTGCAAGACGGCAGAGTACTCATCACTGGAGGGTGGGCCCGGTCTGCGACAGACTTTACCGTCACGAATTCGGCCGAGATCTACGATCCGTCATCGGGAAGTTTCTCCCGGGTAGGCGATATGGCAGCGGCAAGAGACCGACCTTCAGCAACTCTCCTTGCCAGTGGAAAGGTGCTGGTCACCGGAGGAGGTGTGGCAGCGGCTGAGCTCTTTGATCCGGCAACCAACTCGTTCACGCCAGCAGGCAGCACCGCCTCGAGATGGGTCGGCGATGCAACGTTACTTGCCGATGGCCGAGTTCTGGTTTCTGGCGAAGCCGACTCGGACCTCTCGTCTCCGATTGCTTCCGAACTTTATGACCCAACGACCGGGAAATTTACACCTACGGGTACTATGGCGACCGTTCGTTTTGGATACACTTCTACCCAATTGCCTGACGGTACTGTCTTAATCGCCGGCGGTGCAATGCCGGTCCCAGCGTCGCCCGGCACCTACTCCCAGTCTCCCTTGAGCACGACCGAAATCTACAATCCTAAAACCGGCACCTTCAGTCCCGGGCCAATGATGAGGCAGGGGCGATTCGGACATACCGCAACCTTGTTGCCAGATGGAAGTATTTTCATCGCGGGAGGCAGGGACGGAAGTGTCCTTGCGAGCACGGAGTTGTACCGTTAA
- a CDS encoding ScyD/ScyE family protein has protein sequence MKNLSPLPQLLLTVVLALAPAAIAQLPISASSGTLLASGLNDPRGLTFGPDGSLYIAEAGTGGTTSTVGSCTQIPPPVGPDNGGPSARISKLTRNGKLSVLATGFPSFLAQQGDIIGVADVAFLNDKLYALVGGGGCSHGNTSQPNGIVKVNLNNGKWDYITNLSQFYMAHPAAYPNAGDFEPDGVPYCLIADGDKLLAVEPNHGTITATTVDGETKEIVDFSFLFGHVVPTSIVAHDGNLYIGNLGLFPIASQWERVTTLSRDHGLFETLPGLSTHPPDRGRFKVAGSRAGFTTIVSLKVGPDGLLYALELSDTPGGFPNPGDGKVVRINADGNIETVITGLSLPGGMTFGPDDALFVSNAGDLGPGMGEILRFDIPR, from the coding sequence GTGAAAAACTTGTCCCCACTCCCACAACTGCTCCTTACCGTCGTCCTGGCACTCGCCCCTGCGGCTATTGCTCAACTACCCATCTCAGCTAGCAGCGGCACGCTCCTTGCCAGCGGCCTGAATGATCCACGAGGATTAACATTCGGGCCTGACGGTTCGCTTTACATTGCCGAGGCAGGTACGGGCGGCACCACATCTACGGTGGGAAGCTGCACGCAAATCCCCCCGCCAGTCGGGCCTGATAATGGAGGCCCCAGCGCTCGAATTTCGAAGCTGACACGCAATGGCAAACTCTCTGTGCTCGCTACGGGCTTCCCCTCATTTTTGGCACAGCAGGGCGACATTATCGGCGTCGCCGATGTTGCTTTTCTGAACGACAAACTATATGCCCTCGTCGGCGGGGGCGGGTGCTCCCACGGAAACACCTCTCAGCCAAACGGCATCGTCAAGGTGAACCTGAATAACGGCAAATGGGACTACATCACAAATCTGAGCCAGTTCTATATGGCACATCCCGCTGCCTATCCAAACGCCGGCGACTTTGAACCCGATGGAGTTCCTTACTGCCTCATCGCCGACGGCGACAAACTACTCGCGGTGGAACCCAACCACGGAACCATCACTGCGACGACAGTCGACGGTGAGACGAAGGAGATTGTAGATTTTTCATTTCTCTTTGGGCATGTTGTGCCGACATCGATTGTCGCCCATGACGGGAATCTGTACATCGGCAACCTCGGCCTTTTCCCGATCGCGTCGCAATGGGAACGCGTGACCACACTGTCCAGGGATCATGGTTTATTTGAAACCCTGCCTGGACTCTCCACTCATCCGCCGGATCGAGGCAGGTTCAAGGTCGCCGGCTCTCGCGCAGGATTCACGACGATTGTCAGTCTGAAAGTGGGGCCTGACGGTCTGCTCTATGCCCTGGAGCTTTCCGATACGCCAGGAGGATTTCCGAATCCAGGCGACGGAAAAGTAGTGCGGATCAACGCGGACGGCAACATCGAGACGGTGATCACCGGATTGAGTTTGCCGGGAGGCATGACGTTTGGGCCGGACGACGCACTGTTTGTTTCCAACGCCGGAGATCTTGGACCCGGGATGGGAGAGATCCTTCGTTTCGATATTCCAAGGTAA